GCATCGGGAAGGCGGCCGGGTGTGCCGGCGTCGCCGTGGACCACATCGGTTCAACGTCCGTCCCCGGTCTGGCCGCCAAGGATGTCCTTGACCTGCAGCTGCGTGTGAAGTCCCTGGCGGACGCGGATGCGGTGGCCCCGGCGCTGGCCGCGGCCGGCTTTCCGCGGAGAGCGGGACAGTGGTGGGACACGGGGCACGACTTTGCCGGGGGCCGTCCAGGGGAGCGGTGGGAGAAGCGCTTCCACAACGCCGCCGACCCCGGCCGCCCCGTGAACCTGCACGTCAGGGTTGACGGGTCACCGGCGGCCCTGCTCGCGCTGGCGTTCCGGGACTGGCTTCGGGCCGACGCCGGCGTCCGGGCGCGCTACGAATCCATGAAGCGAGGGCTGGCCGCCGCACACGCTGGGGACGCCACCACGGCCGCCTATGCCGATGCCAAGGAGCCGTGGTTTGCCTCGGCGGTGCCGGAGATGGCACGGTGGCGGCTGCAGCGGTCCAGCCAGGAATCCTGACCGTGCCGCAACCGGAGTAGCCTTAAGCCCATGAGTCTTGCGCAGGAAATCAACCGAGTCGTTGCCCCCTTTGAGGTCATCAGCGACTTCCAGCCGGCCGGCGACCAGCCCACGGCCATCAAGGAACTCACCGAACGGATCACCAACGGTGAGAAGGACATTGTCCTGCTGGGCGCCACCGGCACGGGAAAGTCCGCCACCGCCGCGTGGCTGATCGAGCAGGTGCAGCGGCCCACGCTGGTCATGGTCCAGAACAAGACGCTTGCCGCGCAGCTGGCCAACGAGTTCCGGGAACTGCTGCCCAACAACGCCGTTGAATATTTTGTCTCCTACTACGACTACTACCAGCCGGAAGCCTACGTGCCGCAATCGGACACGTTCATTGAAAAGGACTCCTCGGTCAACGAGGAAGTGGAGCGTCTGCGTCACTCGGCCACCAACGCCCTGCTCACCCGGCGCGACGTGATCGTGGTGGCCACGGTGTCCTGCATCTACGGTCTGGGCACGCCCGAGGAATACGTTTCCGGCATGGTGACGCTGACGCGCGGCGCCACGATGAACCGCGACGACCTGCTGCGCAAATTCGTCAGCATGCAGTACGCCCGCAACGACATCGACTTCCACCGGGGCACGTTCCGCGTGCGCGGTGACACCGTGGAGATCATCCCGATGTATGAGGAACAGGCGTTGCGCATCGAGTTCTTTGGCGACGAGATTGAGAACATCTACACGCTGCACCCGCTGACCGGCCAGGTCATCCGGGAAGAGACGGAAATGTACGTTTTTCCGGCCTCGCACTACGTGGCCGGGCCGGAGCGCATGGCCCGTGCCATGAAGGCGATCGAGGACGAACTGGCCGTGCGCACCAAGGAACTGGAGAGCCAAAACAAGCTGCTGGAGGCCCAGCGGCTGCGCATGCGCACCACGTACGACCTGGAAATGATGGAGCAGATGGGGTTCTGCAACGGCATCGAAAACTATTCGCGGCACATTGACGGCCGCGCGCCCGGAACCGCCCCCCACTGCCTCCTCGACTACTTCCCTGACGATTTCCTGCTGGTCATTGACGAGTCCCACGTCACGGTGCCCCAGATCGGTGCCATGTACGAGGGCGACATGTCACGCAAGCGCACCCTGGTGGACCACGGCTTCCGGCTGCCGTCGGCCATGGACAACCGGCCGCTCAAATGGGACGAATTCCTGGACAGGGTCGGCCAGACCGTCTACCTGTCCGCCACGCCCGGGAAGTACGAGCTGGGGAAGTCGGACGGCTACGTCCAGCAGATCATCCGGCCCACGGGCCTGATCGATCCGGAAATCATCGTCAAGCCGTCCAAGGACCAGATCAACGACCTCCTCGGTGAAATCCGGGAGCGGGCCGCGAAGAATGAGCGTGTGCTGGTCACCACGTTGACCAAGCGGATGGCCGAGGACCTCACGGACTACCTGCTCGGCAACGGCGTCAAGGTCCAATACCTGCACTCGGACGTGGACACGCTCCGGCGGGTGGAACTGCTGCGGGAGCTGCGCATGGGCGTCTTTGACGTCCTGGTCGGCATCAACCTGCTCCGCGAGGGCCTGGACCTGCCGGAGGTGTCCCTGGTCAGCATCCTCGACGCAGACAAGGAGGGTTTCCTGCGTTCCGGGACCTCGCTGATCCAAACGATCGGGCGTGCTGCCCGCAACGTCTCCGGCCAGGTGCACATGTACGCGGACCGGATCACCGACTCCATGCAGTTCGCCATCGACGAGACCAACCGCCGCCGGGCCATCCAGGTGGCCTACAACACCGAACGCGGCATTGACCCGCAGCCGCTGCGCAAGAAGATCGCGGACATCACCGACCAGCTCGCCCGGGAGGATGCCGACACCGCCGCGCTGCTCCAGGAGGCCCGCACGAAGCGCGAAACGGCCAAGCCGTCCGTGCGGCGCGACGGGCTGGCCGCCCGGCCGGCCGGCGAACTCATGGGCCTGATCGAGGAGCTGACCGCCCAGATGCACGGGGCCGCGGCCGAGCTGCACTTCGAGCTGGCTGCCCGGCTGCGCGACGAGGTGGCCGACCTGAAGAAGGAGCTGCGCCAAATGCGTGCGGCCGGACACGCGTAGGGTCCCGGCCGAATAGCAGGTAGACTGGGGCAGGTAGGGGAGTATCCCAAGCGCTGGATTCGTCAACACGTGCGGCACCGCTGCCGCGCCGGACCCAGCGGCCACCTCCAAGGTGGCGGAGAGACTTATGTTTCTTCGTCATGCCTTGAAAGGTGCACCATGCACAATTTGCCCCTCTGGTTCGAGGTCGGCTCCTTCGCCGTCCTGGGACTCATCCTCCTCGCCGACCTCCTGCTGGTCATCAAGCGCCCGCACATTCCCTCCATGAAGGAGGCCGGGCTGTGGGTCGGGTTCTACGTGGCCCTCGCGTTCCTGTTTGCGGCAATGGTGTTCATCTTTACCGGCCCCGAGTTCGGCGCCCAGTTCGTGGCCGGCTGGGTCACCGAATACAGCCTGAGCATCGACAACCTGTTTGTCTTCATCATCATCATGGCCCGCTTTTCCGTGCCACGCCGCTACCAGCAGGAAGTCCTGATGGTGGGCATCATCATCGCGCTGGTCCTGCGCGGCATCTTCATCATGGTGGGCGCCGTGGTCATTGAACAGTTCAGCGCCATCTTCTACGTCTTCGGGGCGTTCCTGCTGTGGACGGCCTGGAAGCAGAGCCGCCCGGAAAGCGAGGAGGACGATGAGGACAGGGAGAACTTCCTGATCCGCGGCGTGCGCCGCGTCATCCCCATGACGAACGTCTATGACGAGGGCCGCCTCCGCACCACCGTCGACGGCAAGCGGACCTTCACACCCATGCTGGTGGTGTTTGTGACCATCGGTGTCACCGACCTGCTGTTCGCCGTCGACTCCATCCCCGCGATCTTTGGCCTGACCCAGAGCGCGTTCATCGTGTTCACAGCCAACATCTTCGCGCTGATGGGCCTGCGCCAGCTCTACTTCCTGCTGGGCGGCCTCATGGACAGGCTTGTCTATCTCAAGCACGCGCTTTCAGTCATTCTGGCCTTCATCGGCGTGAAGCTGGTGCTGCACGCCATGCACGTCAACGAGCTCCCGTTCATCAACGGCGGCCGGTCCATCGCCTGGGCCCCCGAGATCCCCACCTTCCTCTCCCTCGCCGTCATCCTTGGCACCATGGCCGTGGCGGTCTTCGCGAGCCTGATCCACGCCAGGAAGCAGGAACGGCAGCCGCACGACGCGGGCTGACGCGGGTCAGCCCGCGTCCCCGCGGACCATCGACAGGAGGCGGGCGAAGATGCCCTCGCCGTCGTCGGCAATGCCGTCGTGGTGGAAGTCGGCGCTTTCCCAGACCTGCAGGCCCCGCACGGAGGCGGCAGTGGCCAGGGAAATGTCCCGGTCCACGTAGATGTCCTCCGCATAGACGGCCGCGGCCGCGGGGACAGTGTTGCGCGCGAGCTGGGCGGGGTCGTACAGCGGACCCCAGCCATCGCTGCGGACGGCCAAAAGCTCCGCCACCCCGCGCAGCGGCACCAGCGCAGGGTCCTGTTCGAAGTACCACGGGTACACGGCCTCGCCCGTGAGCAGCGGCTCCGGCGCGTCCGGGTGGAACTCCGGGTGGCCGGCCAGCACGCGCGCCGCGGCCCAGTTGCTGGCCGCGCCCTGGACGTAGATGGACTCGTGCATGAGCGCGTAAAGAGGGTTGGCGGCACGGCTGACCTGGGCCGACATCTGGGTGAGAAACCCGTCGGAGAGCCGGTCGCCGTCGGGTGTGGGGACAAACGCGTCCTCGAACAAATAGTGGAGGGCATCGATGCGCGTGTTCCCGCCAAAGTAGTTCCCCAGCATCTGCACGCGCTCCGGGGTGAGCCGTTCGCCGGTGGGCAGGAACTCCGCCACGTTCCGGACATGGTCCATGATCCGGGTTGCGACGGCACGGTCCTGCGGGTAGCGGGCAAAGTATTCGGCGTTCCGGGCGCGCAGGCGGCCAAACGTGGCCTCATACACCTGGTCCGCCGGCCCGGCAAGCGGACCCAGGCCGCCGGTGATGAGCACCTCCTTCAACCCTTCCGGGGCGAAGGAAAGGTAGGTCAAGGCGCAGAAGCCCCCGTAGCTCTGGCCGAAGATGGACCACGGGCCCGAACCCAGTTGTGCGCGGATCAGTTCGGCGTCGGCCACGATGTCGGTGGCGCGGAAGTGTGAGAGGTAGTCGGCCTGCGCTGCCGCGCCGCCCACCAGCGGCAGGGTCTGCCGGGATGCGGGTGTGGAAAGGCCGGTGCCGCGCTGGTCCAGCATGAGCACCCGGAAGCTTTTGGACGCCTCCCGCAGCCAGCCGGACAGGCCCAGCGGCCGGTTGCCGCGGCCGCCCGGGCCGCCCTGCAGAAACAGCAGCCAGGGCAGGTTCCCGGACTCCAGCGCGGGATCGTAGATCTCGCGGGCAAAAAGCCTGATGGCCGGCCCGGAGGGGTCGGCATGGTCCAGCGGGGCATCAAACCAGTGGTCGCGCAGGGCCGTCCCGCGCACCACGTAGCTGCTGCCCGCGCTCATGCGCCGGCCCGCACGGCGGCGGGGGCACCAAAGGAACCCAGCGCATCGCCGTCGAGCCTGAACACGTGCCAGCCGTCCATGGGTGCGGCCCCGAGGGACCTGTAGAAGTTGATGGACGGCTCGTTCCAGTCCAGCACGCTCCACTCCACCCGCGCGTAGCCGCGCTCGACGGCGATCCCCGCCAACGTTCGCAGCAGCGCCTTGCCGTGGCCGCCGCCGCGGGCCTCAGGGCGCACGTACAGGTCCTCGAGGTGGATGCCGTGGGTGCCTTCCCACGTGGAGTAGTTCAGGAACCAGAGCGCGAAGCCGAGGATGGGCCCGCCGGCAACGGGGCTGTCCACCACGTGGGCATAGACCTGCGGGTTGTCGCCGAAGAGGTGCGCGCGAAGCATCTCCTGGTCGTTGACCACGGCGTCCGGCTCCTTTTCATAGGCGGCAAGGTCGTGGATCATGTCAAGGATGGCGGGGACGTCGGCGGGGGATGCGGTGCGAATCAAACTCATGAAACGAGCTTATCCGGTGCCGGGCGGCCCCCCGCAACGGGCCCGTCAGCGAATCCAGCTGCCGCGCAGGAATCCTTCAGATTTCCTTGACAAACCTTTCAACGCTCATTAAGACAGAAATGTGGGGGAAAACGTCTAAGCGATTCACTTCTTGAAAGCGGGACAAACCATGGCCACGCCGGAACCAGTTGCGATCAGCAGCCAGGAACACAGAAGCCAGGTGCGAAAGGCGGCAGTCGCCAGCACCATTGGCACAACCATTGAATGGTATGACTATTTCCTCTACGGCGCGGCGGCGGCATTGGTGTTCCCGCACGTCTTCTTTCCCAACATGTCCCCCTACCTCGGCTTGATCGCCTCCTTTGCCTCCTACTTTGTCGGCTTCGTGGCGCGCCCCATTGGCGCGGCAATATTCGGGCACTGGGGGGATAGGATCGGCCGTAAGGCGATGCTGATCACCACGTTGCTGATCATGGGGATCTCCACGGCGCTGATTGGCGTGCTGCCCGGCGCGGGCTCGTGGGGCGACGCCGCACCGGCCGTCCTGATCCTGCTGCGCGTACTTCAGGGCATCGCCGTCGGCGGGGAGTGGGGCGGCTCCATCCTGCTTTCCATGGAATGGGGCAACCAGAAACGCCGCGGGCTGATGGCCAGCTGGCCCCAGCTTGGCGTCGCCATCGGCATCATCCTGTCCACCGGACTCATGGCGCTGTTCAACGGCATCATGGGCACGGACGCGTTCATCGCCTGGGGCTGGCGCATACCCTTCCTGTTGAGCCTGGTGCTGGTCGCAATCGGCCTCTACATCCGGATCAGGATCATGGAAACGCCCATGTTCGCCGAGGTGGTCCGGACCGAAAAGACCCAGAAGGCACCCGTCCTGGAGGTCATCAGGCGCTACCCCAAGGAAATCGTGCTTTCGGCGCTGCTGCGCATGTCCGAGCAGATGCCGTTCTACATCGTGACGGCCTTCGTGCTGTCCTACCTGACGGACAAGAACCATAACTACAGCTACAACTTCGTCCTGATCGGCACCATGGTCGCCGCGGCGCTGGAACTGTTCTTCGTGCCCTACTTCGGGCACCTCTCGGACAAGCGGAACCGCCTGCGGATCTACCAGCTCGGCGCCGCCATCACCGGCGTGTGGGGCTTTGTCTACTTCGCGCTGCTGGACAGCGGTGCGTCCTGGCTGGTCTTCATCGCCCTGTCCGTGGCGCTCATCCCGCACGCCATGCAGTACGGCCCCCAGGCGTCGATCATTGCGGAGAACTTTCCGACGGAACTCCGGTACACCGGCGCCGGCCTGGGCTACCAGCTCGCGTCCATTGTCGCCGGCGGGCCGGCCGCGTTGATCGCAACGGTCCTGCTGCACAGCTTCGGCACGGGCTACGCCGTATCCGTGTACATCCTGGTCTCGGCCCTGATCACCATTGCGGCCTCGCTGGGTCTGAAGGACTACTCCAAGTCGGACATCGCGGACTCCGGCACCTACCAGCCGCGCGTGGGGAAGGCGGACAACGCCGTCTAACTGCCGGCGGCCCACGCAGGCGTCGTCCGGCTACATGCGGCTGAAGTCCTCCAGCCGGACGACGGCGGCGCCCGCCTCATTGGATGCCTTCAGGTCCACCGTGCCCGTCATGGACCAGTCGTGGTTGCCTTCCGGGTCCGCCAGCACCTGCCGGACCGTCCACTGCTCCGGGCCCTCGGTGATGTGCAGCAGGGCCGGACCGCGCGCGGACGGGCCGGCGTCGATGTAATCGTGTTCGTCCCAGTACGTGTCCAGGGCGTCCGCCCAGCGGTCCGCGTCCCAGCCGTGGTCGCCGTCGAGGGCGCCCAGCGCCTCAAAGTCGTCGTCCGCGGCCAGCTCCACGCGGCGGAACATCTCGTTGCGCACCATGACACGGAAGGCGCGGTGGTTGTCCGTGAGCCTCGGCGGGGCGGGAGGGACGGCAGGCTCGGGGGCCAGCTCCTCCACCTCGCCGCTGGTCATCTTCTCCCATTCGTCCAACAGGCTGGAATCGACCTGGCGGACCAGCTCGCCCAGCCACGAGATGATGTCCTCGAGGTCTTCGCGGAGCGCGTCCCGGGGGACTGTCTGGCGCAGCGCCTTGTAGGCGTCGGTCAGGTACCGCAGCACGATCCCCTCGGAGCGGGCCAGCGAGTAGTACTGGACGTATTCGCCAAAATTCATGGCGCGCTCGTAGAGGTCGCGGATAATCGATTTCGGGCTCAGCTCAAAGTCGCCCACCCACGGGGCGGCCTTGCGGTAGACCTCGAAGGCGGCGAACAGCATCTCGGCCAGCGGCATGGGGTACGTGACCTCGTCGAGGATCGCCATGCGCTCGTCATACTCGATGCCCTCGGCTTTCATGGCGGCGACCTTCTCGGTCCGCTCGCGCTTGAGCTGCGCGCTGAGGATCTGCCGCGGCTTTTCCAGCGTGGACTCTATGACGGACAGGACGTCCAGGGCGTAGCTGGGGGACTCGGGATCCAAGAGGTCCAGGGCTGCCAGGGCGAAGGGGGAGAGCGGCTGGTTCAAGGCAAAGTTCAGCTGCAGGTGGGTGGTCAGCCGGACGGTGCGGCCGTCGGCCTCCAGCTCATTCTCCGGGATGCGCTCCACAATGCCGGCCCCGAGCAGCTCGCGGTAGATGCCCAGGGCCTTGCGGATCAGCCTGCGCTGCGCGGCGGGGGACTCGTGGTTCCCGGTCAGCAGCTTCCGCGCCGCCTGGAACGGGTCCCCTGGACGTTCCAGCAGGTTCAGCAGCATGGCGTGCGTGACGGTGAAGCTGGAGGTCAGCGGCTCAGGAACGGATTCGCTGAGCCGGGTGAACGTGGGCTCGCCCCAGCTGACAAAGCCCTGCTGCGGCTTCTTCTTGACCACCTGGCGCAGCTTCTTGGCGTCGTCGCCAAACTTCGCCAGCGCCTTGGCCATGGCCTTGGTGTTTTCAATGACGTGCTCCGGCGCCTGCACCATCACGGTTCCGGCGGTGTCGTAGCCCGCCCGCCCGGCACGTCCGGCGATTTGCTGGAATTCACGGACCTGCAGGACGCGGGTACGCACGCCGTCATACTTGCTCAACGCCGTCATGAGGACGGTGCGGATGGGCACGTTGATGCCCACGCCCAGCGTGTCGGTGCCGCAAATGACCTTCAGCAGGCCGGCCTGCGCCAGCTGTTCGACGAGGCGGCGGTACTTGGGCAGCATGCCCGCGTGGTGGACGCCGATTCCGTGGCGCACCAGCCGGTTGAGAGTCTTGCCGAAGCCGGCGGAAAAGCGGAAGCCGGCGATCAGCTCGCCGATCCTGTCCTTCTCCTCCCGCGTGCAGACGTTGATGCTCATGAGATTTTGGGCCCGGTCGATGGCCTCGGCCTGGCTGAAGTGGACCACGTAGACGGGGACCTGCTTGGTGGCGAGCAGTTCCTCGAGGGACTCGTGGACGCCGGTGGTGACGTAGTAATAGTGCAGCGGGATGGGGCGCTCGGCGGAGGAGACCGTGGTGGTGGTGCGGTTGGTCAACTCCGTGAGCTCCCGTTCAAAGCGCGTGACGTCGCCCAGGGTCGCGCTCATGAGGAGGAACTGCGACTGCGGCAGTTCCAGCAGTGGCACCTGCCACGCCCAGCCCCGCTGGGGGTCGGAGTAGTAGTGGAACTCGTCCATGATGACAACGCCCGCGTCCGCGTTTTCACCCTCGCGCAGGGCGATGTTCGCCAGGATTTCCGCCGTGCAGCAGATGATCGGCGCGTCCTGGTTCACGGAGGAGTCGCCCGTGACCATGCCCACGTTGGCGGCGCCGAAGATCTCGCACAGGGCAAAGAACTTCTCCGAGACGAGCGCCTTGATCGGGGCGGTGTAATAACTGGCGGCGCCGCGCGCCATGGCGTTGAAGTGCGCGGCAATGGCCACCATGGACTTGCCGGATCCCGTCGGGGTGGACAGGATCACGTTGTTGCCGCTGACCAGCTCGATCGCGGCGTCCTCCTGGGCCGGGTAGAGTTCCAGCCCGCGGTCCGTGGTCCACTCCAAAAAGGCCTCCAGCACGTCGTCGTCGCTGGAGGTTTGCGGGTCAAGGCCGGAGAGCTGATCAAGAAGGTTCATGGTCTCCCCAGTCTACGGGCGGGGGCTGTGGCAGGATAACGCCATGGGAACAAAGCGGCTGGGCTGGGATCCGGCCAAATACGTGGAGTTCGGCGACTTTCGCAACCGCCCGTTCTTCGACCTCACCGCCCGCATCACGGCGTCCGCGCCGCGCCGCGTCGTGGACCTGGGCTGCGGTCCGGGCAACCTGACGGCCACCCTGGCCCGGCGCTGGCCCGGCGCGCGGGTGCAGGGCCTGGACAGCTCCCCGGACATGGTGGCTGCGGCCCGGGGCGCCGGCGCGGAGGGCGCGCGCGGAACCCCGGACGACGCCGGCACGCGCCTTCCGGGGAACCTCGCCTTCGAGCTGGCGGACATCCGCGGCTGGGTGCCGGGGCAGGACACCGACGTGGTGGTGTCCAACGCGGCGCTGCAATGGGTTCCCGGCCATCAGGAGCTCATGTCCGGGTGGCTGCGCGGGTTGCCGGAAGGCGCGTGGCTGGCGGTGCAGGTGCCGGGCAACTTCGGTTCGCCGTCCCACACGCTGATGCGCCAGGTGGCGCAGTCCCCACGCTGGCGCAAGCAGCTTGACGGTGCACTGCGGCACCAGGACGCCGTGTGGGAACCCGGGCAGTACCACGAGCTCCTGTTGCGCGGCGGCGCCCGAGCGGACGTGTGGGAAACGACCTACAGCCAGCTGCTGCCGGGCAGCCGCCCCGTGCTGGAATGGGTCCGGGGCACCGGGCTGCGGCCCGTGCTCCAGGCCCTCGGCGGGCGGGACGGGCGGGAGTTTGAGGCGGAGTATTCGGCCCTGCTGGACGAGGCCTACCCGGCCGGAGACTTCGGCACCCTGTACCCCTTCCGCCGCATCTTCATGGTGGGCCAAAAGCAATGAGTGGGAGCACACAATGAAAGGGACACAGGATGGTTGACTTGGAGCCGTTCCCGCAGGACTGGCAGAGGGCACTGGTGGTGGTTGCCCACCCCGACGACCCGGAATACGGCATGGCCGCGGCCGTGGCGGAATGGACGGAGGGCGGCAAGGAGGTCCACTACCTGCTGGCCACCCGCGGCGAGGCGGGCATCGCGGGCCTGCCGCCGGAACAGTCCGGTCCCTTGCGCGTGCGGGAGCAGCAAGACGCGTGCCTCCGGGTGGGCGTCGCCAGCCTGGCGTTCCTGGACCACCCGGACGGCCGGGTCCAGGAGGGCCTGCAGCTGCGCCGCGAGATTGCCGGGCACATCCGCCAGGTGCGGCCGGACCTGGTGCTCACCCTCAACCACCGGGACGAATGGGGCCCGGGCCGCTGGAACAGCGCCGACCACCGCGCCGTGGGCCGCAGCGTGCTTGACGCCGTCTCCGACGCGGACAACGAGTGGATCTTCCCGGAACTGCTCGAAGCGGGCCTGGCCCGGCACAAGGTGCGCCGGGTGGCCATCAGCTCGCCCCACCCCACCCATGCCCAGCCGGTCAGCGAACGCAGCATTGAACGCGCCGTGGCATCCCTGGCCGAGCACGCCGAATACCTCAAGGCGCTCGGCCCAGACCCGGCGGAGTCCCAGGCCCGCCGGCAGGTGGAGATGGTGACGGCCGGCGGCAGGGTCGCGTTCGAACTCTACGGATAGCGACCGGGCAGCACGCCGGAAACAGCCGTGGTTGGAAAATCAGCCCAGAGAAAACTCCCCTGACAACGCCCACGGTGCAGGAGTAGTTTTTATCATGATGACGCACCTGCGCCCCCGGCCCGGTGCCACGAGGAGGAAACGTGCTGTACCGCTTGATCGCCCGAAATTTGGCGCCGCACAAGGTCCCGCTCATCTCCGTGGTGGTGCTGCAGTTCCTCTCCACGCTGGGCACCCTGTACCTGCCGACGCTTAACGCGGACATCATTGACGACGGCGTGGTCAAGGGCAACATCGGCATCATCTTCAGCCTGGGCGGCTGGATGCTGCTGATCACCGCCGGACAGGTCGTCTGCGCCATTGTGGCCACGTTCCTCAGCGCCCGGCTGGCCATGGGCGTGGGCCGGCAGGTCCGCCGGGACCTGTT
This genomic stretch from Arthrobacter dokdonellae harbors:
- a CDS encoding TerC family protein, which produces MHNLPLWFEVGSFAVLGLILLADLLLVIKRPHIPSMKEAGLWVGFYVALAFLFAAMVFIFTGPEFGAQFVAGWVTEYSLSIDNLFVFIIIMARFSVPRRYQQEVLMVGIIIALVLRGIFIMVGAVVIEQFSAIFYVFGAFLLWTAWKQSRPESEEDDEDRENFLIRGVRRVIPMTNVYDEGRLRTTVDGKRTFTPMLVVFVTIGVTDLLFAVDSIPAIFGLTQSAFIVFTANIFALMGLRQLYFLLGGLMDRLVYLKHALSVILAFIGVKLVLHAMHVNELPFINGGRSIAWAPEIPTFLSLAVILGTMAVAVFASLIHARKQERQPHDAG
- a CDS encoding PIG-L deacetylase family protein, with translation MVDLEPFPQDWQRALVVVAHPDDPEYGMAAAVAEWTEGGKEVHYLLATRGEAGIAGLPPEQSGPLRVREQQDACLRVGVASLAFLDHPDGRVQEGLQLRREIAGHIRQVRPDLVLTLNHRDEWGPGRWNSADHRAVGRSVLDAVSDADNEWIFPELLEAGLARHKVRRVAISSPHPTHAQPVSERSIERAVASLAEHAEYLKALGPDPAESQARRQVEMVTAGGRVAFELYG
- a CDS encoding GNAT family N-acetyltransferase — protein: MSLIRTASPADVPAILDMIHDLAAYEKEPDAVVNDQEMLRAHLFGDNPQVYAHVVDSPVAGGPILGFALWFLNYSTWEGTHGIHLEDLYVRPEARGGGHGKALLRTLAGIAVERGYARVEWSVLDWNEPSINFYRSLGAAPMDGWHVFRLDGDALGSFGAPAAVRAGA
- a CDS encoding DEAD/DEAH box helicase, giving the protein MNLLDQLSGLDPQTSSDDDVLEAFLEWTTDRGLELYPAQEDAAIELVSGNNVILSTPTGSGKSMVAIAAHFNAMARGAASYYTAPIKALVSEKFFALCEIFGAANVGMVTGDSSVNQDAPIICCTAEILANIALREGENADAGVVIMDEFHYYSDPQRGWAWQVPLLELPQSQFLLMSATLGDVTRFERELTELTNRTTTTVSSAERPIPLHYYYVTTGVHESLEELLATKQVPVYVVHFSQAEAIDRAQNLMSINVCTREEKDRIGELIAGFRFSAGFGKTLNRLVRHGIGVHHAGMLPKYRRLVEQLAQAGLLKVICGTDTLGVGINVPIRTVLMTALSKYDGVRTRVLQVREFQQIAGRAGRAGYDTAGTVMVQAPEHVIENTKAMAKALAKFGDDAKKLRQVVKKKPQQGFVSWGEPTFTRLSESVPEPLTSSFTVTHAMLLNLLERPGDPFQAARKLLTGNHESPAAQRRLIRKALGIYRELLGAGIVERIPENELEADGRTVRLTTHLQLNFALNQPLSPFALAALDLLDPESPSYALDVLSVIESTLEKPRQILSAQLKRERTEKVAAMKAEGIEYDERMAILDEVTYPMPLAEMLFAAFEVYRKAAPWVGDFELSPKSIIRDLYERAMNFGEYVQYYSLARSEGIVLRYLTDAYKALRQTVPRDALREDLEDIISWLGELVRQVDSSLLDEWEKMTSGEVEELAPEPAVPPAPPRLTDNHRAFRVMVRNEMFRRVELAADDDFEALGALDGDHGWDADRWADALDTYWDEHDYIDAGPSARGPALLHITEGPEQWTVRQVLADPEGNHDWSMTGTVDLKASNEAGAAVVRLEDFSRM
- a CDS encoding alpha/beta fold hydrolase, which encodes MSAGSSYVVRGTALRDHWFDAPLDHADPSGPAIRLFAREIYDPALESGNLPWLLFLQGGPGGRGNRPLGLSGWLREASKSFRVLMLDQRGTGLSTPASRQTLPLVGGAAAQADYLSHFRATDIVADAELIRAQLGSGPWSIFGQSYGGFCALTYLSFAPEGLKEVLITGGLGPLAGPADQVYEATFGRLRARNAEYFARYPQDRAVATRIMDHVRNVAEFLPTGERLTPERVQMLGNYFGGNTRIDALHYLFEDAFVPTPDGDRLSDGFLTQMSAQVSRAANPLYALMHESIYVQGAASNWAAARVLAGHPEFHPDAPEPLLTGEAVYPWYFEQDPALVPLRGVAELLAVRSDGWGPLYDPAQLARNTVPAAAAVYAEDIYVDRDISLATAASVRGLQVWESADFHHDGIADDGEGIFARLLSMVRGDAG
- the uvrB gene encoding excinuclease ABC subunit UvrB; this encodes MSLAQEINRVVAPFEVISDFQPAGDQPTAIKELTERITNGEKDIVLLGATGTGKSATAAWLIEQVQRPTLVMVQNKTLAAQLANEFRELLPNNAVEYFVSYYDYYQPEAYVPQSDTFIEKDSSVNEEVERLRHSATNALLTRRDVIVVATVSCIYGLGTPEEYVSGMVTLTRGATMNRDDLLRKFVSMQYARNDIDFHRGTFRVRGDTVEIIPMYEEQALRIEFFGDEIENIYTLHPLTGQVIREETEMYVFPASHYVAGPERMARAMKAIEDELAVRTKELESQNKLLEAQRLRMRTTYDLEMMEQMGFCNGIENYSRHIDGRAPGTAPHCLLDYFPDDFLLVIDESHVTVPQIGAMYEGDMSRKRTLVDHGFRLPSAMDNRPLKWDEFLDRVGQTVYLSATPGKYELGKSDGYVQQIIRPTGLIDPEIIVKPSKDQINDLLGEIRERAAKNERVLVTTLTKRMAEDLTDYLLGNGVKVQYLHSDVDTLRRVELLRELRMGVFDVLVGINLLREGLDLPEVSLVSILDADKEGFLRSGTSLIQTIGRAARNVSGQVHMYADRITDSMQFAIDETNRRRAIQVAYNTERGIDPQPLRKKIADITDQLAREDADTAALLQEARTKRETAKPSVRRDGLAARPAGELMGLIEELTAQMHGAAAELHFELAARLRDEVADLKKELRQMRAAGHA
- a CDS encoding MFS transporter, which encodes MRKAAVASTIGTTIEWYDYFLYGAAAALVFPHVFFPNMSPYLGLIASFASYFVGFVARPIGAAIFGHWGDRIGRKAMLITTLLIMGISTALIGVLPGAGSWGDAAPAVLILLRVLQGIAVGGEWGGSILLSMEWGNQKRRGLMASWPQLGVAIGIILSTGLMALFNGIMGTDAFIAWGWRIPFLLSLVLVAIGLYIRIRIMETPMFAEVVRTEKTQKAPVLEVIRRYPKEIVLSALLRMSEQMPFYIVTAFVLSYLTDKNHNYSYNFVLIGTMVAAALELFFVPYFGHLSDKRNRLRIYQLGAAITGVWGFVYFALLDSGASWLVFIALSVALIPHAMQYGPQASIIAENFPTELRYTGAGLGYQLASIVAGGPAALIATVLLHSFGTGYAVSVYILVSALITIAASLGLKDYSKSDIADSGTYQPRVGKADNAV
- a CDS encoding trans-aconitate 2-methyltransferase, yielding MGTKRLGWDPAKYVEFGDFRNRPFFDLTARITASAPRRVVDLGCGPGNLTATLARRWPGARVQGLDSSPDMVAAARGAGAEGARGTPDDAGTRLPGNLAFELADIRGWVPGQDTDVVVSNAALQWVPGHQELMSGWLRGLPEGAWLAVQVPGNFGSPSHTLMRQVAQSPRWRKQLDGALRHQDAVWEPGQYHELLLRGGARADVWETTYSQLLPGSRPVLEWVRGTGLRPVLQALGGRDGREFEAEYSALLDEAYPAGDFGTLYPFRRIFMVGQKQ